The genomic interval GTAAAATTGGATTTCTTCTTCCGGCCATCCTTCTCTGACATCAGCCCATGTCGTCACATCACCGTCTGCTGACCACATTTTATTCAATTCCTCGACTGTCAGCTGATCAACCCAGTCGTTTTCTTTGTTGACCACGATGGACAACCCGTCAAGGGCTATTTCAAATTCAGTGTAGTCAATTCCAGCTTCTTCAAGTGCCGCTTTTTCTTCATTTTTAATTGGGCGCGAAGCATTTGAAATGTGTGTTTCGCCGGCAGCAAATTTTTCAAATCCGCCCCCGCTTCCGGAAGTACCGATATTAACGCGGGCGTCCGGGTTTTCTTTTTGATATTCTTCAGCCACAGCTTCCATTATAGGGAATACAGTAGATGATCCATCGACCATTACTTCTGTCGTCTCATTTTCTGAAGCACTATTACCTTTTTCACTCGTGTTTTGTTCCGTTTTGCTACTTGCTTCTTCATTTCCGCTTTCCTCACTGTCTTCTGTGTTACCGCATGCTGTTAAAACGACCAGCAGCAGAGAAATCATTGCTAATACCAATAATGATTTTGACTTCATGCTTTTACCCCCTAATGATTCGTGTTTGTCAGAAAAGACGCTGAGCTATCTCCCCTGCAATTTCTATAATAACGAATGAATGTTAATTACCTATTAATTCAATGTAAATATTCTGTAAAGTTTTATGTAGGAAAAGTTAAGTTGTATTTCATGGCGATATTATTATTGGTAGGAATGATAGGGGGTTATTGGTGATTACTATAAACACTCTTATATATACACTGAAGCCTTTTGATACCATCAAGAAAAGACCTGCGGTGATATGTCAAGAGGAAAATAACTAAATATTCGATTGTCAAGGTTCAATTTTGCGAAAAAAGGCATCAGGAAACTAGACCAGTAAATAAATGGAAATTACTGGTAATCAGTAAAAGGATTTAGAAGCTATTTGTGCTTCATGCATTCACGCTCCTTTTTGGCGTGTAGATTTGGTGATTGCGTAGTAGCACATCCACCAAACGCACTAATTTTCTTGCGGTTAAGACGAGTGCTCTTTTGTGTTGATGCTTAGGTACTTCACTGTATTTTTTCGCGTAATATGCTTGATACTCAGGAACGTGCCGTCTTACCGAGTTGGCGGCTTCAACCAGGTAATATCTGAGGTACTGATTCCCGTTACGCGTAAGTGAAGTGTCGTCAGCTGTGAAGCGGCCTGATTGGTGCTTTCGCCAATAAAGGCCTGCATATTTGGCTATCTTAGTTTCATCATCAAATCGCTCAATTTGGCCGATTTCGGCGATGATTCCCGCAGTAAACACGGGCCCGATGCCTGGGATAGTGACAAGCGTTTGTGGCAGTCCAGCCATGATACGCTCGATTGCTTTATCAATTTCCTTTATCTGTTTTTGGAGTGTGCGAATGACTTCGATAGTTGTACCAAGAATAACATCGATAGAGTCTTCCACAACCTTGTCCAGACGGTAAGAAGAACGAACGGCTTTCTGAATGGATTTCGCAACACATTCCGGGTCACCAAAGCGATTTCTGCCCTTTTCTTGTAGAAAATCAGCTAGATCTTCAACCGGCATTTGCGCAAGTTCATCCAGACTGAACTTCTCGAAAAACAGTTCCATCATGGCATTCCCAAAAACGGAAGAATCGACTTCCTCTTTGAAGGTATTGCATTTAAAACTCAAGTGTTGAAGGAAGTGCTGCTTTTCCTTGGTAACCTGATGAACTAGCTGATACCTGGAGCGTGTAAGCTGTTGGAGCGCAACATATTGGCTCTCTTTGACAACAGACATTGGCAATCGGCCAAAACGCAGATAATCGGCGATGACGAACGCATCAATTTCATCGGTTTTGTCCATGTCGCTATAACTCTTTTTAAAGTTCGCAATCTGTTTTGGATTCATGACAAATACCTCTGCGCCAAGTGCTTTGAGTGCCTCAT from Lentibacillus cibarius carries:
- a CDS encoding PstS family phosphate ABC transporter substrate-binding protein — its product is MKSKSLLVLAMISLLLVVLTACGNTEDSEESGNEEASSKTEQNTSEKGNSASENETTEVMVDGSSTVFPIMEAVAEEYQKENPDARVNIGTSGSGGGFEKFAAGETHISNASRPIKNEEKAALEEAGIDYTEFEIALDGLSIVVNKENDWVDQLTVEELNKMWSADGDVTTWADVREGWPEEEIQFYSPGADSGTFDYFSEVVFGEESDIRQDASLSEDDNVLVQGVTGSKNGISYFGYAYYAENKDQLKAVPIVNDSGEAVTPNQETVQSGEYNPFARPLFIYVKHSALENVSVYNFTKYALENAGAMAESVGYVAKPESAYEEALNKLDEIAGK
- a CDS encoding IS110 family transposase, translating into MKLFAGLDVSSFDIKICLLDGEGEKVKSFTVSNDLPGASELRDTVLEYLRDQAVDTLKFGLESTSVYSFHPSMFLHHDEALKALGAEVFVMNPKQIANFKKSYSDMDKTDEIDAFVIADYLRFGRLPMSVVKESQYVALQQLTRSRYQLVHQVTKEKQHFLQHLSFKCNTFKEEVDSSVFGNAMMELFFEKFSLDELAQMPVEDLADFLQEKGRNRFGDPECVAKSIQKAVRSSYRLDKVVEDSIDVILGTTIEVIRTLQKQIKEIDKAIERIMAGLPQTLVTIPGIGPVFTAGIIAEIGQIERFDDETKIAKYAGLYWRKHQSGRFTADDTSLTRNGNQYLRYYLVEAANSVRRHVPEYQAYYAKKYSEVPKHQHKRALVLTARKLVRLVDVLLRNHQIYTPKRSVNA